The Bradysia coprophila strain Holo2 chromosome X unlocalized genomic scaffold, BU_Bcop_v1 contig_12, whole genome shotgun sequence genome window below encodes:
- the LOC119067407 gene encoding zinc finger protein 490-like isoform X2, producing MNSYFTDEETLILLKLVHTKDLQDKFNSNKKRHRKVWEEIAKILEKQGIRKSAAKCQNRYENTKRTYNTIKRNHIGPQKPNYPYWDFWESILGEKRDMPFGAFDEHHETYLRLKEARDDGDAVPPDWEHWSKYDEYYKQKRLTAESDLVQSDNAKCTQLSQTFTDAETDELLLIMGERATRQMFVNHRKKHRIAWNYILKCLKKRGIHKTAEKVKNRFENLKRKYMHYKKSLTSSMDPPDWRYWNVFEEYMASRSSPSDSDFMADDADADEDAEEMETETDDVDEAITTKEGFQPVETSIHAESTNNQIEPESSDSRTDVNCGRQQIFCRFCLQSMCNTSISLFSPLNANIRINEALAICCGLEIFQQQDSSTVNEICLDCVQQLQTSYNFRKLCWASQFELKMTNRKQTDRNDGTASPCRRLLPDSIKNPARPHTSAANQSHFENDGTADSISTSPQFEMTYEFVDTDPIHSDDSAPQCVDEKDSVTEPDNSEITDLGKHKKGETNRVEKLKNFKCSLCMKKFPNIEYIKKHLVKMHSLIAESQNFKNHLELSNCDSDDELDDNVKCYVCGKSYVKREYLKKHLKLIHNITDADYNVYDRIDEENKTKKPLLCHSCGESFVLKHIFKKHVEHHERGSLLSCDYCDIKLVDKAALQRHMILHTGQRNHKCIFCAKGFFTRVSQKRHEHNVHTKEKSHICQYCDKKFVMWKFLERHLNTHTAQIVYQCDQCDKKYLNKNHLRVHKFRHAKEPPFKCSVCSKAYFDRSALKKHNYVHIGNPYQCTHCDRSFDRRDKMNNHMQKVHGALLSQNQEIAEQKIS from the exons ATGAATTCATATTTCACCGACGAAGAAACATTGATATTGTTGAAATTAGTTCACACAAAGGACTTGCAAgacaaattcaattcaaacaaaaagagACATCGCAAGGTCTGGGAAGAAATCGCCAAGATTCTGGAAAAACAAGGCATCCGAAAATCGGCCGCAAAATGTCAAAATCGTTACGAAAACACGAAGCGAACGTACAATACGATCAAACGGAATCATATCGGTCCACAGAAACCGAATTATCCGTACTGGGACTTTTGGGAATCGATTCTGGGTGAAAAGCGAGACATGCCCTTTGGTGCATTCGACGAACACCACGAAACTTATTTACGACTTAAGGAGGCTAGAGACGATGGTGATGCTGTTCCGCCGGACTGGGAACATTGGTCGAAATACGATGAATATTATAAACAAAAGAGACTTACTGCAGAATCGGATCTGGTTCAGAGTG ACAACGCCAAGTGTACACAGCTCTCACAAACTTTCACCGACGCAGAAACAGACGAATTGCTGTTAATAATGGGAGAACGAGCTACTAGGCAAATGTTCGTCAATCATCGAAAGAAGCACCGGATCGCCTggaattacattttaaaatgtcTGAAGAAGAGGGGAATTCATAAGACCGCCGAGAAAGTGAAAAATAG ATTCGAAAATCTCAAGAGAAAATACATGCACTACAAAAAGAGCTTAACCAGCTCCATGGATCCACCGGACTGGCGTTATTGGAATGTCTTTGAAGAATATATGGCCAGTAGATCGAGTCCATCAGACTCGGATTTTATGGCCGATGACG CCGATGCGGATGAAGATGCTGAAGAAATGGAAACGGAAACTGATGATGTTGATGAAGCGATAACCACCAAGGAAGGTTTCCAGCCGGTAGAAACTTCGATCCACGCGGAATCGACCAACAATCAAATCGAGCCGGAATCGAGTGATAGTCGAACCGACGTTAACTGTGGTcgacaacaaatattttgtcgatTCTGTCTGCAATCGATGTGTAACACAAGCATCAGTTTATTCAGTCCATTAAACGCAAATATTCGCATCAACGAAGCATTGGCCATATGTTGCGGCCTGGAAATTTTCCAACAGCAAGACTCGTCAACTGTAAACGAAATTTGCTTAGACTGTGTACAACAACTGCAAACttcatacaattttcgtaaattatGCTGGGCATCGCAATTCGAATTGAAGATGACCAATCGAAAGCAAACCGATCGAAATGATGGCACAGCGAGTCCTTGTCGCCGA CTCTTGCCAGATAGCATCAAGAATCCGGCCCGACCACATACATCTGCAGCAAATCAATCGCATTTTGAAAATGACGGAACAGCGGATAGTATTAGCACATCACCTCAATTTGAGATGACCTACGAATTTGTCGATACAGATCCCATTCACAGTGATGACTCAGCTCCTCAATGTGTTGACGAAAAAGACAGTGTGACGGAGCCGGACAATAGTGAAATCACAGACTTGGGGAAACATAAAAAGGGGGAGACTAACCGAgtcgaaaaactgaaaaatttcaaatgctCACTTTGTATGAAGAAGTTCC CGAACATTGAGTACATTAAGAAGCACCTGGTCAAAATGCATTCACTGATAGCCGAAAGCCAAAACTTTAAAAACCATTTGGAACTGAGCAACTGCGATTCGGACGATGAGCTGGATGATAATGTCAAATGCTACGTTTGCGGAAAGAGCTATG TCAAGCGAGAGTACCTGAAGAAACATTTGAAGCTGATCCACAACATAACTGATGCCGACTACAATGTGTACGATAGAATcgatgaagaaaataaaacgaaaaagcC CTTATTATGCCACTCCTGCGGCGAATCCTTCGTACTAAAGCACATCTTCAAAAAACATGTCGAGCACCATGAGAGAGGCAGTTTGTTGTCTTGTGACTACTGTG ATATAAAATTGGTGGACAAAGCAGCCCTACAACGGCACATGATTTTGCATACCGGTCAACGGAATCACAAATGCATTTTCTGTGCCAAAGGATTTTTTACTCGAGTATCGCAAAAGCGTCACGAACACAACGTCCACACCAAGGAGAAATCGCACATTTGTCAGTATTGTGACAAAAAGTTTGTAATGTGGAAATTTCTGGAACGTCATCTGAACACACATACGGCGCAAATTGTCTATCAGTGTGATCAGTGCGATAAAAAATATCtgaacaaaaatcatttgcgaGTGCACAAGTTTCGGCACGCCAAGGAGCCACCATTTAAGTGTTCCGTTTGCTCGAAGGCATATTTTGATCGGTCCGCTCTGAAGAAGCACAATTACGTGCATATTGGAAATCCGTATCAGTGCACGCACTGCGACAGAAGTTTTGATAGGCGTGATAA AATGAATAATCACATGCAGAAGGTTCATGGCGCACTTTTAAGTCAAAATCAAGAAATTGCcgaacaaaaaattagttAG
- the LOC119067407 gene encoding zinc finger protein 490-like isoform X1, with protein sequence MNSYFTDEETLILLKLVHTKDLQDKFNSNKKRHRKVWEEIAKILEKQGIRKSAAKCQNRYENTKRTYNTIKRNHIGPQKPNYPYWDFWESILGEKRDMPFGAFDEHHETYLRLKEARDDGDAVPPDWEHWSKYDEYYKQKRLTAESDLVQSDNAKCTQLSQTFTDAETDELLLIMGERATRQMFVNHRKKHRIAWNYILKCLKKRGIHKTAEKVKNRFENLKRKYMHYKKSLTSSMDPPDWRYWNVFEEYMASRSSPSDSDFMADDATDADEDAEEMETETDDVDEAITTKEGFQPVETSIHAESTNNQIEPESSDSRTDVNCGRQQIFCRFCLQSMCNTSISLFSPLNANIRINEALAICCGLEIFQQQDSSTVNEICLDCVQQLQTSYNFRKLCWASQFELKMTNRKQTDRNDGTASPCRRLLPDSIKNPARPHTSAANQSHFENDGTADSISTSPQFEMTYEFVDTDPIHSDDSAPQCVDEKDSVTEPDNSEITDLGKHKKGETNRVEKLKNFKCSLCMKKFPNIEYIKKHLVKMHSLIAESQNFKNHLELSNCDSDDELDDNVKCYVCGKSYVKREYLKKHLKLIHNITDADYNVYDRIDEENKTKKPLLCHSCGESFVLKHIFKKHVEHHERGSLLSCDYCDIKLVDKAALQRHMILHTGQRNHKCIFCAKGFFTRVSQKRHEHNVHTKEKSHICQYCDKKFVMWKFLERHLNTHTAQIVYQCDQCDKKYLNKNHLRVHKFRHAKEPPFKCSVCSKAYFDRSALKKHNYVHIGNPYQCTHCDRSFDRRDKMNNHMQKVHGALLSQNQEIAEQKIS encoded by the exons ATGAATTCATATTTCACCGACGAAGAAACATTGATATTGTTGAAATTAGTTCACACAAAGGACTTGCAAgacaaattcaattcaaacaaaaagagACATCGCAAGGTCTGGGAAGAAATCGCCAAGATTCTGGAAAAACAAGGCATCCGAAAATCGGCCGCAAAATGTCAAAATCGTTACGAAAACACGAAGCGAACGTACAATACGATCAAACGGAATCATATCGGTCCACAGAAACCGAATTATCCGTACTGGGACTTTTGGGAATCGATTCTGGGTGAAAAGCGAGACATGCCCTTTGGTGCATTCGACGAACACCACGAAACTTATTTACGACTTAAGGAGGCTAGAGACGATGGTGATGCTGTTCCGCCGGACTGGGAACATTGGTCGAAATACGATGAATATTATAAACAAAAGAGACTTACTGCAGAATCGGATCTGGTTCAGAGTG ACAACGCCAAGTGTACACAGCTCTCACAAACTTTCACCGACGCAGAAACAGACGAATTGCTGTTAATAATGGGAGAACGAGCTACTAGGCAAATGTTCGTCAATCATCGAAAGAAGCACCGGATCGCCTggaattacattttaaaatgtcTGAAGAAGAGGGGAATTCATAAGACCGCCGAGAAAGTGAAAAATAG ATTCGAAAATCTCAAGAGAAAATACATGCACTACAAAAAGAGCTTAACCAGCTCCATGGATCCACCGGACTGGCGTTATTGGAATGTCTTTGAAGAATATATGGCCAGTAGATCGAGTCCATCAGACTCGGATTTTATGGCCGATGACG CGACCGATGCGGATGAAGATGCTGAAGAAATGGAAACGGAAACTGATGATGTTGATGAAGCGATAACCACCAAGGAAGGTTTCCAGCCGGTAGAAACTTCGATCCACGCGGAATCGACCAACAATCAAATCGAGCCGGAATCGAGTGATAGTCGAACCGACGTTAACTGTGGTcgacaacaaatattttgtcgatTCTGTCTGCAATCGATGTGTAACACAAGCATCAGTTTATTCAGTCCATTAAACGCAAATATTCGCATCAACGAAGCATTGGCCATATGTTGCGGCCTGGAAATTTTCCAACAGCAAGACTCGTCAACTGTAAACGAAATTTGCTTAGACTGTGTACAACAACTGCAAACttcatacaattttcgtaaattatGCTGGGCATCGCAATTCGAATTGAAGATGACCAATCGAAAGCAAACCGATCGAAATGATGGCACAGCGAGTCCTTGTCGCCGA CTCTTGCCAGATAGCATCAAGAATCCGGCCCGACCACATACATCTGCAGCAAATCAATCGCATTTTGAAAATGACGGAACAGCGGATAGTATTAGCACATCACCTCAATTTGAGATGACCTACGAATTTGTCGATACAGATCCCATTCACAGTGATGACTCAGCTCCTCAATGTGTTGACGAAAAAGACAGTGTGACGGAGCCGGACAATAGTGAAATCACAGACTTGGGGAAACATAAAAAGGGGGAGACTAACCGAgtcgaaaaactgaaaaatttcaaatgctCACTTTGTATGAAGAAGTTCC CGAACATTGAGTACATTAAGAAGCACCTGGTCAAAATGCATTCACTGATAGCCGAAAGCCAAAACTTTAAAAACCATTTGGAACTGAGCAACTGCGATTCGGACGATGAGCTGGATGATAATGTCAAATGCTACGTTTGCGGAAAGAGCTATG TCAAGCGAGAGTACCTGAAGAAACATTTGAAGCTGATCCACAACATAACTGATGCCGACTACAATGTGTACGATAGAATcgatgaagaaaataaaacgaaaaagcC CTTATTATGCCACTCCTGCGGCGAATCCTTCGTACTAAAGCACATCTTCAAAAAACATGTCGAGCACCATGAGAGAGGCAGTTTGTTGTCTTGTGACTACTGTG ATATAAAATTGGTGGACAAAGCAGCCCTACAACGGCACATGATTTTGCATACCGGTCAACGGAATCACAAATGCATTTTCTGTGCCAAAGGATTTTTTACTCGAGTATCGCAAAAGCGTCACGAACACAACGTCCACACCAAGGAGAAATCGCACATTTGTCAGTATTGTGACAAAAAGTTTGTAATGTGGAAATTTCTGGAACGTCATCTGAACACACATACGGCGCAAATTGTCTATCAGTGTGATCAGTGCGATAAAAAATATCtgaacaaaaatcatttgcgaGTGCACAAGTTTCGGCACGCCAAGGAGCCACCATTTAAGTGTTCCGTTTGCTCGAAGGCATATTTTGATCGGTCCGCTCTGAAGAAGCACAATTACGTGCATATTGGAAATCCGTATCAGTGCACGCACTGCGACAGAAGTTTTGATAGGCGTGATAA AATGAATAATCACATGCAGAAGGTTCATGGCGCACTTTTAAGTCAAAATCAAGAAATTGCcgaacaaaaaattagttAG
- the LOC119067408 gene encoding carbohydrate sulfotransferase 3-like isoform X2: MMTPRFNLIGVFAISLLCILLIFASQRFASNSYYATEYYKPVPTYNMTVTIADILNAQRQKIVEEMEFFEYPRDSENLAALTPETNGIPFRSVIITTWRSGSTFLGDILNAMPGNYYHYEPLLDFDIIQVRGAPHAKRAIYNLKQLLKCNYTDMKDYLDFGAEHDYLFTHNTRLWKYCRLYPQHCWDPNFLTPFCKLFPLQSMKVVRLRLALAEQLLNDPHLNVRIVLLIRDPRGTMQSRKHRDWCPGNSDCDQAHILCKDMVSDYYAAEILSKKYPQNFKAVRYEDLSLDPFKMTEEILNFYGLPLDPMVEEFLDTHTRNNIGGVSSTFRDSKSAPFHWMRDLTFEEIETIQNSCTKAMELWRYKKMDDQQLYEDKLFNPILSFPFS, translated from the exons ATGATGACACCGAGATTCAATTTAATCGGGGTGTTCGCGATAAGTCTATTGTGTATTTTGCTAATATTCGCCAGTCAACGATTCGCATCAAATAGCTACTATGCCACGGAATACTACAAACCAG TACCAACGTACAATATGACTGTGACCATTGCTGACATACTGAATGCTCAACGGCAAAAAATTGTCGaagaaatggaatttttcgAATATCCTCGGGATAGTGAGAATCTGGCAGCTCTAACACCCGAAACCAATGGCATACCATTCCGGAGTGTCATCATCACCACTTGGCGATCGGGCTCAACGTTCCTGGGCGATATTCTGAACGCAATGCCGGGCAATTATTATCACTACGAACCGTTGCTGGATTTTGATATTATCCAGGTTCGTGGCGCACCGCATGCGAAACGGGCCATTTATAATTTGAAGCAGTTGCTGAAATGTAACTACACTGACATGAAGGATTATTTAGACTTTGGCGCCGAACATGACTACCTGTTCACGCACAACACTCGGTTGTGGAAGTATTGCCGCTTGTATCCGCAACACTGTTGGGATCCTAATTTCCTGACGCCATTCTGTAAACTTTTTCCACTACAAAGCATGAAAGTCGTACGACTTCGGTTGGCCCTAGCCGAACAGTTGCTCAACGATCCGCATTTGAATGTGCGCATCGTGCTGTTGATACGTGATCCGCGCGGTACTATGCAATCACGTAAGCATCGGGACTGGTGCCCGGGCAATTCCGATTGCGATCAAGCTCACATTTTATGCAAAGACATGGTATCCGATTACTATGCGGCCGAAATTCTGTCGAAAAAGTATCCGCAAAATTTCAAAGCCGTTCGGTACGAGGATCTGTCACTGGATCCGTTCAAAATGACCGaagaaatattgaatttttacgGACTGCCGCTGGATCCGATGGTGGAGGAATTTTTGGACACGCACACCCGGAACAACATCGGTGGCGTGTCGTCGACGTTCCGTGACTCGAAATCGGCACCGTTCCATTGGATGCGCGATTTGACGTTTGAGGAAATCGAAACGATTCAGAATAGTTGTACGAAAGCAATGGAACTGTGGCGGTATAAGAAAATGGATGACCAGCAATTGTACGAGGATAAGTTATTCAATCCAATTTTATCGTTTCCGTTTTCGTGA
- the LOC119067408 gene encoding carbohydrate sulfotransferase 4-like isoform X1, whose amino-acid sequence MMTPRFNLIGVFAISLLCILLIFASQRFASNSYYATEYYKPGDKQGYRLSKSNKHLATHNSNKNFESTVPTYNMTVTIADILNAQRQKIVEEMEFFEYPRDSENLAALTPETNGIPFRSVIITTWRSGSTFLGDILNAMPGNYYHYEPLLDFDIIQVRGAPHAKRAIYNLKQLLKCNYTDMKDYLDFGAEHDYLFTHNTRLWKYCRLYPQHCWDPNFLTPFCKLFPLQSMKVVRLRLALAEQLLNDPHLNVRIVLLIRDPRGTMQSRKHRDWCPGNSDCDQAHILCKDMVSDYYAAEILSKKYPQNFKAVRYEDLSLDPFKMTEEILNFYGLPLDPMVEEFLDTHTRNNIGGVSSTFRDSKSAPFHWMRDLTFEEIETIQNSCTKAMELWRYKKMDDQQLYEDKLFNPILSFPFS is encoded by the coding sequence ATGATGACACCGAGATTCAATTTAATCGGGGTGTTCGCGATAAGTCTATTGTGTATTTTGCTAATATTCGCCAGTCAACGATTCGCATCAAATAGCTACTATGCCACGGAATACTACAAACCAGGTGATAAACAGGGATACAGGCTGTCAAAGTCGAATAAGCATTTAGCTACGCATAAcagtaacaaaaattttgaatcgaCAGTACCAACGTACAATATGACTGTGACCATTGCTGACATACTGAATGCTCAACGGCAAAAAATTGTCGaagaaatggaatttttcgAATATCCTCGGGATAGTGAGAATCTGGCAGCTCTAACACCCGAAACCAATGGCATACCATTCCGGAGTGTCATCATCACCACTTGGCGATCGGGCTCAACGTTCCTGGGCGATATTCTGAACGCAATGCCGGGCAATTATTATCACTACGAACCGTTGCTGGATTTTGATATTATCCAGGTTCGTGGCGCACCGCATGCGAAACGGGCCATTTATAATTTGAAGCAGTTGCTGAAATGTAACTACACTGACATGAAGGATTATTTAGACTTTGGCGCCGAACATGACTACCTGTTCACGCACAACACTCGGTTGTGGAAGTATTGCCGCTTGTATCCGCAACACTGTTGGGATCCTAATTTCCTGACGCCATTCTGTAAACTTTTTCCACTACAAAGCATGAAAGTCGTACGACTTCGGTTGGCCCTAGCCGAACAGTTGCTCAACGATCCGCATTTGAATGTGCGCATCGTGCTGTTGATACGTGATCCGCGCGGTACTATGCAATCACGTAAGCATCGGGACTGGTGCCCGGGCAATTCCGATTGCGATCAAGCTCACATTTTATGCAAAGACATGGTATCCGATTACTATGCGGCCGAAATTCTGTCGAAAAAGTATCCGCAAAATTTCAAAGCCGTTCGGTACGAGGATCTGTCACTGGATCCGTTCAAAATGACCGaagaaatattgaatttttacgGACTGCCGCTGGATCCGATGGTGGAGGAATTTTTGGACACGCACACCCGGAACAACATCGGTGGCGTGTCGTCGACGTTCCGTGACTCGAAATCGGCACCGTTCCATTGGATGCGCGATTTGACGTTTGAGGAAATCGAAACGATTCAGAATAGTTGTACGAAAGCAATGGAACTGTGGCGGTATAAGAAAATGGATGACCAGCAATTGTACGAGGATAAGTTATTCAATCCAATTTTATCGTTTCCGTTTTCGTGA
- the LOC119067411 gene encoding anaphase-promoting complex subunit 10: protein MSAKTGGDEDPVNEERAGIVREVGSQAVWSLSSCKPGFGVEQLRDNCMDTYWQSDGQLPHLVNIQFQRKTTINQIYIYTDYKLDESYTPSKISIRSGTHFNDLQEIEIVELNEPAGWVVIPIEDIREQPIRTFMIQIAVISNHQNGRDTHMRQIKIHSPIEGRNYLLEEYGPFSTLEFQQYRTLR from the exons ATGAGTGCAAAAACTGGTGGTGATGAAGATCCGGTGAATGAGGAGCGTGCCGGGATCGTTCGAGAAGTGGGGTCGCAAGCCGTTTGGAGTCTGTCGTCATGCAAACCAG GTTTTGGAGTCGAACAATTGCGTGATAATTGTATGGACACGTACTGGCAATCGGACGGTCAATTACCGCATCTTGTCAACATacaatttcaacgaaaaactACAATAAACCAGATTTACATCTACACCGACTACAAGCTGGACGAAAGTTATACCCcaagcaaaatttcaattcgatCGGGAACGCACTTCAACGACCTGcaagaaatcgaaattgtCGAACTGAATGAGCCGGCAG GCTGGGTGGTGATTCCCATCGAAGATATTCGAGAGCAACCGATACGTACGTTCATGATTCAAATAGCCGTCATATCGAATCATCAGAATGGTCGTGATACTCACATGAGACagattaaaattcattcaccgATCGAAGGTCGAAATTATTTACTAGAGGAATATGGTCCATTCTCGACGCTAGAGTTTCAACAGTACCGAACTTTGCGATGA
- the LOC119067410 gene encoding zinc finger protein 227-like, with product MSEYVLCCVCLVKTDDSVLGLFDKCARTDTFLWKILFDVIGVPPDTYRLKDDMISASKICRPCSRRLTESYEFRKSCQRNWDKLMLMTNEFICREEQTPPDLFKFKCNHCESSFRLECNLNIHIGVNHSNERSNGMTNEPIKDESEMMAQHIEVWIEEQRDEIGENKIPELDVTNPIEEIEDVAGNNDVAKRKETKSKRSVERRIKLASNHRSRLKLKNSEKRKDFKCLDCGEAFTSSKFLKSHIQNAHSQIPPVTRKRREKQSEPRLCPICGKSFNAKNENGYQKHMFHHDPSIGKIKFYQCELCDRKFLGKRSLEEHINYHLNIRKYQCEVETCKKSFIYEQSYKNHKKLHLGKDFECSLCGKQFITSTNLKYHLTRAHQGVKKYACNQCDKSYFTLQHLKVHQLSHLEKKAYTCDVCNRGITHYASLLSHMLLHTGKPFQCDHCNMAFTHRWRFGKHLADRHSIFEIPKKYARKMAEKLIAKDDGGQVVQTVDTTTVDP from the exons ATGAGTGAATATGTGTTATGTTGCGTTTGTCTTGTAAAAACCGATGATAGTGTCCTCGGCCTGTTCGACAAATGTGCTCGAACTGACACTTTCCTGTGGAAGATTTTGTTTGATGTTATTGGTGTACCGCCTGACACGTACCGCCTCAAAGATGATATGATATCGGCATCAAAGATATGCAGACCGTGTTCACGCCGGCTAACTGAATCGTACGAATTTCGGAAATCGTGCCAAAGGAACTGGGATAAATTAATGTTGATGACGAACG AATTTATTTGCAGAGAAGAACAGACACCGCCcgatcttttcaaatttaaatgcaaCCATTGCGAGTCATCGTTCA GACTCGAATGCAACTTAAACATTCACATCGGTGTCAACCATTCGAACGAACGTAGTAATGGCATGACCAACGAACCAATCAAAGATGAATCGGAGATGATGGCTCAGCATATCGAAGTATGGATTGAAGAACAGAGAGATGAAATCG GCGAGAACAAGATACCTGAACTGGACGTGACGAATCCAATTGAAGAGATCGAAGATGTTGCAGGCAACAATGACGTAGCTAAAAGAAAGGAAACGAAATCGAAAAGGAGTGTGGAGAGACGGATAAAACTTGCATCGAATCATCGAAGTAGATTGAAATTGAAGAATTCTGAAAAACGGaaagatttcaaatgtttgGATTGCGGTGAGGCGTTCACATCGTCGAAATT CTTAAAATCACACATCCAAAATGCCCACTCACAAATCCCACCAGTCACCAGAAAACGGCGGGAAAAGCAATCCGAACCACGGCTATGTCCGATTTGCGGTAAATCATTCAAtgccaaaaatgaaaatggatatCAAAAGCACATGTTCCACCACGATCCGTCCATtggcaaaatcaaattttatcagTGCGAATTGTGTG ATCGAAAATTTCTGGGCAAACGATCCCTGGAGGAGCACATTAACTATCACCTGAACATTCGCAAATACCAATGTGAAGTGGAAACGTGCAAAAAATCATTCATCTACGAGCAGTCGTACAAAAACCATAAGAAACTCCACCTGGGCAAAGACTTTGAATGCAGCCTATGCGGCAAACAATTCATCACCTCCACAAATCTGAAATATCATTTGACGCGAGCGCATCAAGGGGTGAAAAAATATGCATGCAACCAATGTGATAAAAGCTACTTTACGCTCCAGCACCTGAAAGTGCACCAACTGTCCCATCTGGAGAAAAAGGCGTACACGTGCGACGTGTGCAACCGGGGCATAACTCATTATGCGAGCCTATTGTCGCATATGTTGCTGCACACAGGAAAGCCGTTTCAATGCGATCATTGCAACATGGCGTTTACGCATCGCTGGAGATTCGGTAAACATTTGGCGGATAGGCATAGCATCTTTGAGATTCCGAAGAAATATGCCAGAAAGATGGCGGAAAAATTGATCGCTAAGGATGATGGTGGGCAAGTAGTTCAGACAGTAGACACGACAACTGTTGATCCATGA
- the LOC119067413 gene encoding zinc finger protein Xfin-like: MKKSVESVTKPAKNTVKNEAVNRAQGHSIDKKSNDKKKLYKCVLCEEKFSEHSFMIEHFRKHGERKQIGTFSEAKIPIKDQSSDLIQCEWCTEVFVTISKAIEHKFRKHRYESTNYFCSDCGKLFPLKVALEQHNQVEHKKPQTQRTDNDKNRSFLCKFCAVSFSTLEAVKFHENGAHQMEQRLQNIIILPPASKKVKLNNQGEVTTLYYCHLCGNEYMVKFNLMKHLDVCHTVEEKSTTPTDGIIKCRACEAIFYNSKAYNVHNFHHKPDDLYVTSEEQRQKVVNRVDQDFDISRVPPSLPAVLKPISLKRLARIPPKHSPITNKMKRNDSSHATKSVDSVD; the protein is encoded by the exons ATGAAGAAATCAGTTGAATCAGTCACAAAGCCCGCAAAAAATACGGTAAAAAATGAAGCAGTTAACAGAGCCCAAGGCCACTCGATTGATAAGAAGAGTAACGACAAGAAAAAGCTTTACAAATGTGTTTTGTGTGAAGAGAAATTTTCCGAACACAGCTTCATGATCGAACATTTCAG AAAACACGGTGAACGGAAACAAATTGGAACATTTTCAGAGGCAAAAATTCCGATCAAAGATCAATCGTCGGATCTGATCCAATGTGAatggtgcaccgaggtgttTGTCACCATATCCAAGGCCATTGAGCACAAATTCCGAAAGCATCGTTACGAGAGTACAAACTACTTTTGCTCCGATTGTGGCAAACTTTTCCCGCTCAAG GTGGCATTGGAACAGCACAATCAAGTTGAGCACAAGAAACCGCAAACACAACGAACCGACAATGACAAAAATCGCTCGTTTCTCTGCAAATTCTGTGCGGTGTCATTTTCCACTTTGGAAGCGGTAAAATTCCACGAGAATGGAGCCCATCAAATGGAACAGCGACTGCAAAATATCATAATTCTACCTCCTGCGTCCAAGAAAGTCAAACTCAACAATCAGGGTGAAGTTACCACTTTGTACTACTGTCATCTGTGTGGCAACGAGTACATGGTCAAGTTTAATTTAATG AAACATCTGGACGTGTGTCAcacagtcgaagaaaaatcgACTACTCCTACCGATGGCATTATCAAATGTCGTGCGTGTGAAGCGATCTTTTACAACAGCAAAGCCTACAATGTACATAACTTTCATCACAAGCCGGATGATTTATATGTGACGAGCGAGGAGCAGAG aCAAAAAGTTGTCAATCGAGTCGATCAGGATTTCGACATAAGCAGAGTGCCGCCATCTTTACCTGCCGTACTCAAACCGATTTCACTCAAGAGACTCGCTCGTATTCCTCCAAAACACAGTCcaataacaaataaaatgaagagaaaCGATAGTTCACACGCAACGAAAAGTGTCGACAGCGTGGActaa